The Caldilineales bacterium genome includes the window ATTGCTTTTTTCGGGCGATCCATTCGTCGTTGAACACATTTACCCCCAAAGTCGTGGCGGTACAAACGCGTTGGATAATTTGGCATTGGCTTGTCAGGGCTGCAACGGCTTCAAGTACGACAAAGTGACTGCCGAAGACCCGACCACCGGTGAAGTGGTTCCGCTTTTCCATCCTCGGAAAGATCAATGGAATGAAAATTTCGTGTGGAGCGAAGATTTTGCGCTGATCATTGGCTTGACTCCTGCTGGCCGAGCAACCGTAGAAACC containing:
- a CDS encoding HNH endonuclease, with the protein product MSEKRISRRSRRIVAERARECCEYCQNQLLFSGDPFVVEHIYPQSRGGTNALDNLALACQGCNGFKYDKVTAEDPTTGEVVPLFHPRKDQWNENFVWSEDFALIIGLTPAGRATVETLQLNREGVVNLRKVLFVMGEHPPKP